The Aureispira anguillae genome contains a region encoding:
- a CDS encoding AAA family ATPase, whose translation MEKFVYPLLYYQLSENRVLGLLVGTHHQIIDRDLKNVKSSLTTHLRRLYKKYDDYPYTPFESFRLKTFEVKIRPVYRDNNRSYPSSKLLKVPVDAVLGPTDQGNFCCFLPLLGESFYYYDSKLLTSLVQNFATNILNKKTPDEIYRMITGLRPRLDEITLRINLYRDYNFNNGWSFNNKYKELEAMAERYPQTKSLRKNIAAFPDVAWELEREVGETVDKLVSTRSNVLLVGEHGTGKSSILRQAIRKITAKASKLDLTFWQLMAQRITARAKYLGEWQQNVEELLYELECANGILWVVDMVQLLQTGGEGPEDSVAAFLTSFLQNGKLQMVGEVTPAQLESMRRMLPGFVENFQIITLEELPEHKIQTILDKFADYCSQNMKIEIDKKALSISYRLLLRYYPYESFPGKGVKFLSQCINQAQQGGYHQITKKHIIDNFIQQTGMPELFLRDDLLLDDQELTDYFKNRIIGQDAAIASLSNVVKIFKAGLNSPLKPIATMIFAGPTGVGKTASTKALAEYFFGKGQKKSPLVRIDMSEFQHPAQLARFIGIGGEVGKLVQEIRERPFSVLLLDEIEKADPSVFDALLTVLDEGLLVDAYGRVTNFRNTIIIMTSNLGASNRASVGFGNGDDTNYESAIAKFFRPEFVNRIDHIVTFNTLEEEHIKAITRLELKALSKREGLSKRHVELSVSTVLEEHLAAIGFDKRYGARPLQRALEDEIIAPLAKWLLSHPNTSHCTLRLDLVDGQLAIN comes from the coding sequence ATGGAGAAATTTGTTTATCCTTTATTATATTATCAATTATCTGAAAACAGAGTGCTAGGGCTATTGGTCGGCACGCATCACCAAATTATAGACAGAGACCTAAAAAACGTCAAGTCAAGCTTAACAACTCACCTAAGGCGTTTGTATAAAAAATACGACGATTATCCTTATACGCCTTTTGAGTCATTTCGACTCAAAACTTTTGAGGTGAAAATTCGCCCTGTTTATAGAGACAACAACCGTTCTTATCCTTCTAGCAAATTGTTAAAAGTTCCAGTGGATGCTGTTCTGGGACCAACAGACCAAGGAAATTTTTGTTGTTTTTTGCCCTTACTGGGCGAAAGCTTTTATTATTACGATAGCAAATTATTAACCTCTTTGGTTCAAAACTTTGCTACGAATATTCTCAACAAAAAAACGCCAGATGAGATTTACCGAATGATTACAGGCTTGCGCCCAAGGCTGGATGAAATTACCTTGCGGATTAATTTGTATAGAGATTATAACTTTAATAATGGTTGGAGTTTTAATAATAAATACAAAGAATTGGAGGCTATGGCAGAGCGTTATCCTCAAACCAAATCGCTGCGCAAAAACATCGCTGCTTTTCCCGATGTAGCTTGGGAACTAGAACGAGAAGTAGGAGAAACTGTGGATAAATTAGTGAGCACTCGTTCCAATGTTTTGTTGGTAGGAGAGCACGGAACAGGAAAAAGTTCCATCTTGCGCCAAGCAATCCGAAAAATTACTGCCAAGGCTTCTAAATTAGATCTAACGTTTTGGCAGTTGATGGCACAGCGAATTACGGCACGTGCCAAATATCTTGGAGAGTGGCAACAAAATGTGGAGGAATTGCTGTACGAATTGGAATGTGCCAATGGCATTTTGTGGGTCGTAGATATGGTTCAGTTGCTTCAGACGGGGGGAGAAGGTCCTGAGGATAGTGTGGCGGCATTCTTAACTTCTTTTTTGCAAAATGGAAAACTGCAAATGGTAGGAGAGGTGACTCCCGCTCAGTTGGAAAGTATGCGAAGAATGCTTCCTGGGTTTGTGGAAAATTTTCAAATAATCACCTTAGAGGAATTACCAGAACATAAAATTCAAACCATTTTAGATAAGTTTGCCGATTATTGTAGCCAAAATATGAAGATAGAAATAGATAAAAAAGCTTTATCTATCAGTTATCGTTTATTGCTGCGTTATTATCCCTATGAAAGTTTTCCAGGGAAAGGCGTTAAATTTTTGAGCCAGTGCATCAACCAAGCACAGCAAGGTGGCTATCACCAAATCACTAAAAAGCACATTATTGATAATTTTATTCAACAAACAGGAATGCCAGAGCTGTTTTTGAGGGATGATTTGCTGTTGGATGATCAAGAGTTGACCGATTATTTTAAAAATAGAATAATAGGGCAGGATGCAGCTATTGCTTCTTTGTCAAATGTGGTTAAAATATTTAAAGCAGGTCTAAATAGCCCTCTTAAACCCATTGCTACCATGATTTTTGCAGGGCCAACAGGGGTTGGAAAAACAGCTTCTACCAAGGCTTTGGCAGAGTATTTTTTTGGTAAAGGGCAAAAAAAATCCCCTTTGGTTAGAATTGACATGAGCGAATTTCAGCACCCTGCTCAATTGGCTCGTTTTATTGGTATTGGAGGAGAAGTAGGGAAGCTTGTGCAGGAGATTAGGGAACGACCATTTTCTGTTTTGTTATTGGACGAAATCGAAAAAGCAGATCCTTCTGTTTTTGATGCTTTGTTAACGGTCTTGGATGAAGGATTATTGGTGGATGCCTATGGTAGAGTAACCAATTTTAGAAATACAATCATTATTATGACCTCTAACTTAGGGGCATCCAATAGAGCTTCTGTTGGCTTTGGAAATGGAGACGATACCAACTATGAATCTGCAATTGCTAAGTTTTTTAGACCAGAATTTGTTAATAGAATTGATCATATTGTAACGTTTAACACTTTAGAGGAGGAGCATATTAAAGCCATTACACGTTTAGAATTAAAGGCACTGAGCAAACGAGAAGGTTTGAGTAAACGCCATGTAGAATTGAGTGTGAGTACGGTGTTAGAAGAACATCTAGCAGCCATAGGTTTTGACAAACGATATGGTGCAAGACCCTTACAACGGGCTTTGGAGGACGAGATTATTGCCCCTTTGGCAAAATGGTTGTTGAGTCACCCCAACACAAGTCATTGTACCTTACGTTTAGATTTAGTAGATGGACAATTAGCGATTAATTAA
- a CDS encoding TlpA family protein disulfide reductase, whose product MENIKQKHHIGSFDVKTTEGTNVKFGEGSDKPTLLVLFTTWCSSCLEATPAISQKFEHLKGQINLVGIGREHNAAELEEWSQKEGLAYDLVEDPSRELFNKFADLHVPRMYLIDTDGTVKYQDVNWHPLMLEDMEEAIQALLEK is encoded by the coding sequence ATGGAAAATATTAAACAAAAACACCATATTGGTTCTTTTGATGTTAAAACAACTGAAGGTACTAATGTGAAATTTGGAGAAGGAAGTGATAAACCAACTCTATTGGTTTTATTCACAACTTGGTGTTCTTCCTGTTTAGAGGCTACTCCTGCCATAAGCCAAAAATTTGAACATTTAAAAGGGCAAATTAACCTAGTAGGAATCGGAAGGGAACACAACGCTGCTGAACTAGAGGAATGGTCCCAAAAAGAAGGGCTAGCCTATGATTTGGTAGAGGATCCATCCCGTGAGCTATTTAATAAATTTGCCGACCTACACGTTCCGAGAATGTATTTAATTGATACAGACGGAACCGTAAAATATCAGGATGTAAATTGGCATCCTTTGATGCTGGAAGATATGGAAGAAGCCATCCAAGCGCTTCTAGAAAAATAA
- a CDS encoding SDR family oxidoreductase produces MFIKDLLKDKVILVTGGRSGIGYQIARSCLLYGAVVYITSRKEEKLKAAAKKLKELGPCYAIAGDIRAVEQVQNVAEHIKALSGRLDILVNNAGGQFPAPAQDISPNGWNAVINNNLNGTWYMTQIMAKEFFIPQQSGSIINIIANMFRGFPGMVHTGAARAGVDNITKTLAVEWSRFNIRINAIAPGIIQSTGLEQYPPELLKDVSDRIPLKRLGTTKEVADLAVFLMSPMANFITGETIYIDGGQRLWGDVFEF; encoded by the coding sequence ATGTTTATTAAAGACTTATTAAAGGATAAGGTTATACTGGTAACAGGAGGGCGTAGTGGCATCGGTTATCAGATAGCAAGGTCTTGTTTGCTATACGGGGCTGTTGTTTATATAACTTCAAGAAAGGAAGAAAAGTTGAAAGCAGCAGCAAAAAAATTGAAGGAACTAGGGCCTTGTTATGCCATTGCTGGAGACATTCGAGCGGTTGAACAAGTACAGAATGTTGCAGAACATATCAAAGCCCTATCAGGGAGACTGGATATATTGGTTAATAATGCTGGTGGGCAATTTCCTGCACCTGCTCAAGATATTAGTCCCAATGGATGGAATGCCGTTATTAATAATAATCTAAATGGGACTTGGTACATGACGCAAATAATGGCAAAAGAATTCTTTATTCCTCAACAGAGCGGAAGCATCATAAATATAATCGCCAATATGTTTAGAGGTTTCCCTGGTATGGTACACACTGGAGCTGCTCGTGCTGGGGTCGATAATATTACCAAAACATTGGCCGTAGAATGGAGTCGTTTTAATATTAGGATTAACGCCATTGCACCAGGTATTATTCAATCAACAGGTTTGGAACAATACCCTCCTGAGTTATTAAAAGATGTAAGCGATAGAATTCCTCTTAAGCGGCTTGGGACAACAAAAGAAGTTGCCGACTTAGCTGTTTTTTTGATGAGCCCAATGGCAAATTTTATTACAGGAGAGACAATTTATATTGATGGCGGGCAAAGATTATGGGGAGATGTTTTTGAATTTTAA
- a CDS encoding helix-turn-helix transcriptional regulator, with the protein MIIIPQRLFGATAVKIILQDGNKCILSKQLAQPILNREGYISNHVISILISGEQHIRTYDDELLIVKAGEVLFVPRGMYCISDLLPQGGNFQSLLFYFDDDLIHNFLSTIQLREMDRTKVPSHLKFGELPVLQTFANTVLEIYAKHQLNDKRFLDLKILELLHLLNNVSLKKQFSNFLFRLTLPQKRNIKGFMENNYDKPLKIVDYAYLTGRSISSFRRDFKALFGCTPQRWLKDKRMEKALCILNQKEITVTDLAFEIGYDNISYFIKEFKNRFGLSPKQYMLSKHRNFLS; encoded by the coding sequence ATGATAATTATACCACAGCGATTATTTGGAGCAACAGCCGTCAAAATCATTTTGCAGGATGGGAACAAATGTATTTTAAGTAAGCAACTTGCACAACCAATTCTAAATAGAGAAGGTTATATCTCCAATCATGTTATTTCCATTTTAATTTCAGGCGAACAACATATTCGAACTTATGACGATGAGCTACTGATTGTGAAAGCTGGAGAAGTGCTATTTGTTCCCAGAGGAATGTATTGTATTTCCGATTTATTGCCCCAAGGGGGCAACTTTCAGAGCCTCCTATTTTATTTTGACGATGACTTAATCCACAACTTTTTATCAACGATCCAATTGAGAGAAATGGATCGAACAAAGGTTCCTAGTCATCTGAAATTTGGGGAGCTTCCTGTTCTCCAAACATTTGCCAATACAGTCTTAGAAATTTATGCTAAACATCAATTAAACGATAAGCGTTTCTTAGACCTAAAAATATTAGAGTTATTGCATCTGCTTAACAATGTGAGCCTCAAAAAGCAGTTTTCAAACTTCTTATTTCGTCTTACGTTGCCTCAAAAACGAAACATAAAGGGCTTTATGGAAAACAATTACGACAAACCGCTTAAGATTGTAGATTATGCCTATTTAACAGGACGTAGTATAAGCTCTTTTCGACGAGACTTTAAGGCTTTATTTGGCTGTACTCCTCAACGATGGCTCAAAGACAAACGAATGGAAAAAGCCTTGTGCATTCTGAATCAAAAGGAAATCACTGTGACAGACTTAGCCTTTGAGATTGGTTATGATAATATCTCTTATTTTATCAAAGAATTCAAAAACAGATTCGGCTTATCGCCAAAGCAATATATGCTATCCAAGCATCGGAATTTTTTATCTTAA
- a CDS encoding class I SAM-dependent methyltransferase has translation MKHIRNLYEQLGVDNYYKDYGNQYKNPHLAQIQELILRNATQLDYSAILDFCGGGGEVSLIIQQLGYDQITGSDPYTHQLYKKNLNQDCHTWSFDDVIKGKLIGNYSSIICSFAMHLCPEEKLYPLVIQLFQHSNNLIILTPHKRPILEQLNGVELRFVDYALTEKGKKVFLKHYTYRFN, from the coding sequence ATGAAACACATACGAAACTTATATGAGCAATTGGGAGTAGATAACTATTATAAAGATTATGGCAATCAATATAAGAACCCACACCTTGCTCAAATACAAGAATTAATCCTTAGAAATGCAACCCAACTTGATTATAGTGCTATTTTAGATTTTTGTGGTGGTGGCGGAGAAGTTAGCCTTATCATCCAGCAGTTGGGCTATGACCAGATAACAGGTAGTGATCCCTATACGCATCAACTTTATAAAAAGAACCTAAATCAAGATTGTCATACTTGGTCTTTTGATGATGTTATAAAAGGCAAGTTAATTGGCAACTATAGTAGTATTATCTGTAGTTTTGCCATGCATCTTTGTCCAGAAGAGAAACTTTATCCCTTAGTAATTCAACTTTTTCAGCATAGCAACAACCTTATCATTTTAACCCCACACAAACGACCTATATTAGAGCAGTTAAATGGAGTCGAGCTTCGTTTTGTAGATTATGCCTTGACTGAAAAAGGAAAAAAAGTATTTCTAAAACATTACACTTATCGTTTTAACTAA
- a CDS encoding acyl-CoA dehydrogenase family protein — translation MKTYYFTEDHLLFRQSLRDFLDKEAMPYIDEWEEQRRIPKVFWQKFGAMGYFGLNFPEDYGGSNLDFFYSVILVEEVSKCFSGGFAILPMVQSYMSTPYILSHGSAQLKQKYLPGAIAGDLICSIAISEPGAGSDVMNIQTKAIRDGDHYVVNGSKTFITNGVYGDFIVTVVKTDPSAGANGISLLVIDRNTAGVSARKLKKLGWHASDTAELSFDEVRVPVENLIGEEGKGFYYLMGGLQLERLVGAISSIGSCDAALTYTLQYMAERKAFGRSINKFQVLRHRIAQMAAEMEANRYFIYHCCQLHNDGAYAVKESSMAKLLGTELCNKVATECLQFFGGYGYMEDYKVARIFRDARIGTIGAGTSEVMREIIAKMVIDGQEYKEA, via the coding sequence ATGAAAACCTACTATTTTACAGAAGACCATCTATTATTTAGACAATCTTTGCGAGATTTTTTAGATAAGGAGGCGATGCCTTATATTGATGAATGGGAAGAACAACGCCGAATTCCTAAAGTGTTTTGGCAAAAATTTGGAGCAATGGGATATTTTGGTTTAAATTTCCCAGAAGATTATGGCGGCTCCAATCTAGATTTTTTTTACTCTGTAATATTAGTAGAAGAAGTTTCTAAGTGTTTCTCAGGGGGATTTGCCATCTTACCAATGGTTCAATCTTATATGTCAACACCTTATATATTGAGCCATGGCTCTGCACAATTAAAGCAAAAGTACTTACCAGGAGCTATTGCGGGGGACTTGATTTGTTCTATTGCCATCTCTGAGCCTGGAGCGGGATCTGATGTCATGAATATTCAGACTAAAGCAATTCGGGATGGAGATCATTATGTTGTAAATGGAAGTAAAACATTTATTACCAATGGGGTATACGGCGATTTTATTGTCACTGTAGTAAAAACAGATCCTTCTGCGGGAGCAAATGGGATTAGCTTGTTGGTGATTGATCGAAATACAGCAGGGGTTTCTGCTCGAAAACTTAAAAAATTAGGTTGGCATGCTTCTGATACTGCTGAGTTAAGTTTTGATGAGGTGCGGGTGCCTGTCGAAAATCTTATTGGAGAGGAAGGAAAGGGGTTTTATTATTTGATGGGGGGCTTACAGTTGGAACGCTTAGTTGGGGCAATTAGTAGTATTGGTAGTTGTGATGCTGCGTTAACATACACGCTTCAATATATGGCAGAACGAAAGGCTTTTGGTCGATCTATTAATAAGTTTCAAGTATTGCGCCATCGAATTGCTCAAATGGCTGCTGAAATGGAAGCCAACCGCTATTTTATTTACCATTGTTGTCAATTGCACAACGATGGTGCTTACGCTGTCAAAGAGTCGTCTATGGCTAAGTTATTGGGCACAGAACTTTGCAATAAAGTTGCTACAGAATGCTTGCAGTTTTTTGGTGGTTATGGTTATATGGAAGATTATAAAGTAGCAAGAATATTCCGAGATGCACGGATTGGTACGATTGGAGCAGGAACTTCTGAGGTAATGCGTGAAATTATTGCCAAAATGGTCATTGATGGGCAGGAATACAAAGAGGCTTAG
- a CDS encoding NAD(P)-dependent oxidoreductase, translating to MNNCKKMKIAFIGLGIMGSRMATNLLKNGLDVTVWNRTKTAAQLLEKEGARQAISAKDAAKDADIVFSMLSTPEVVEQLFLGSKGVLSIMKKGATWIDCSTVNPSFSTKAQKEAEKFKLLYIDAPVAGSKSQAEQAELVFLVGAAEEKLEAIQPYLMMMGKKVVPLGGTTKGTAFKMLVNLMLAQSMLIFSETILLGEKLGFSNDFLLQLMPNLVVTAPFTKLKVDMIRTSNYEVQFPLEWMHKDLHLATLTADELNQPLHLASLTKELFAAAKKAKMGRLDFAAIHQYLEKEEQLKANV from the coding sequence ATGAACAACTGCAAAAAAATGAAAATTGCATTTATTGGCTTAGGAATAATGGGGAGTCGCATGGCTACTAATCTATTAAAAAATGGACTTGATGTAACGGTTTGGAATCGGACAAAAACAGCAGCTCAATTGCTAGAAAAAGAAGGTGCTCGTCAGGCTATTTCTGCCAAGGATGCAGCCAAAGACGCTGATATAGTCTTTAGTATGTTGTCTACCCCAGAGGTTGTGGAACAATTATTTTTAGGAAGCAAAGGGGTTTTATCCATAATGAAAAAGGGGGCAACTTGGATCGATTGTTCTACCGTAAATCCATCGTTTAGTACAAAAGCTCAGAAGGAGGCAGAAAAATTTAAGTTGTTGTATATTGATGCCCCTGTAGCGGGATCAAAATCACAAGCAGAACAGGCAGAATTGGTCTTTTTGGTAGGAGCAGCAGAAGAAAAATTGGAGGCCATACAGCCTTATCTGATGATGATGGGTAAAAAGGTAGTACCGCTAGGAGGAACAACCAAAGGAACGGCATTTAAAATGCTGGTTAATCTTATGTTAGCACAATCGATGTTGATTTTTTCAGAAACCATTTTGTTGGGAGAAAAATTGGGATTTTCCAATGATTTTTTACTCCAATTAATGCCCAATTTAGTGGTAACCGCACCATTTACCAAATTAAAAGTAGATATGATTCGGACGAGCAATTATGAGGTGCAATTTCCTCTAGAGTGGATGCATAAAGATCTACATTTGGCAACATTAACAGCCGATGAATTGAATCAACCACTACATTTGGCGAGCCTAACTAAAGAATTATTTGCTGCAGCAAAAAAAGCAAAAATGGGGCGCTTAGACTTTGCTGCTATTCATCAATACTTAGAAAAAGAAGAACAACTAAAAGCTAACGTATAA
- a CDS encoding cryptochrome/photolyase family protein — MGDSISIFWFRRDLRLVDNVGLYHALASGKPILPLFIFDTQITNLLNVEDARISFIYKQLRTMHEFLQKDGAGMCIKQGVVSAVFEELIATYRIAEVYTNHDYEPYAKERDQAIKSLLAAHNIPLNSYKDQVIFERDEITKKDGLPYTIYSPYAKQWMLKLTASSYSNRDTQNDKTNFTKINFPFPTLNALGFRSSKAKVLDFDLSDNVINNYADVRDFPAIDQTSKLSPHLRFGTISIRKCVQKAIDCKDKTFLKELIWREFFMQILYHFPKVVNNNFKSKYDGIVWRNNKGEFDRWCRGMTGYPMVDAGMRELNKTGYMHNRVRMVVASFLCKHLLIDWRWGAAYFAQRLVDYDLSANNGNWQWAAGTGCDAAPYFRVFNPLIQAKKFDPQLKYINYWIPELGTAKYPSPIVEHKMARLRAIETYKRGLE; from the coding sequence ATGGGGGATAGTATCAGCATCTTTTGGTTTCGACGAGATCTTCGTTTGGTAGATAATGTAGGCTTGTATCATGCCTTAGCATCTGGGAAGCCTATTTTGCCCTTGTTTATTTTTGATACCCAAATTACCAACCTTTTAAACGTAGAGGATGCTAGAATTAGCTTTATCTATAAACAGCTAAGGACTATGCACGAATTTTTGCAAAAGGATGGAGCAGGAATGTGCATAAAACAAGGAGTGGTCAGTGCTGTTTTTGAAGAATTGATAGCAACCTATAGGATTGCAGAGGTGTATACGAATCATGATTATGAGCCCTATGCTAAAGAGCGAGATCAAGCGATTAAAAGCTTGTTAGCAGCGCACAATATCCCGTTAAATTCTTACAAAGATCAGGTGATTTTTGAACGAGATGAGATTACAAAAAAGGATGGCTTACCCTATACAATATACAGCCCGTATGCCAAACAATGGATGTTAAAACTGACAGCTTCTTCCTATTCAAATAGGGATACTCAAAACGATAAGACCAATTTTACAAAGATAAATTTTCCTTTTCCTACACTTAATGCTTTGGGATTTAGGTCGTCAAAAGCTAAGGTATTGGATTTTGACCTTTCAGATAATGTCATTAATAATTATGCTGATGTACGTGATTTTCCTGCCATAGATCAGACTTCAAAATTAAGTCCTCATTTGAGATTTGGAACGATCAGTATCCGAAAATGTGTACAAAAAGCAATCGATTGCAAGGATAAGACTTTTTTGAAAGAGTTGATTTGGAGAGAATTTTTTATGCAAATTTTATATCATTTCCCCAAGGTGGTAAATAATAATTTTAAATCTAAGTACGATGGCATAGTGTGGCGCAACAATAAGGGTGAATTTGATCGGTGGTGTCGTGGCATGACAGGTTACCCTATGGTAGATGCAGGGATGCGTGAGTTGAATAAAACGGGATATATGCACAATCGGGTACGAATGGTCGTAGCTAGTTTTTTGTGCAAACATTTGCTAATTGATTGGCGTTGGGGAGCCGCTTATTTTGCCCAGCGTTTAGTTGACTATGATTTGTCTGCCAATAATGGAAATTGGCAGTGGGCAGCAGGAACAGGTTGCGATGCTGCGCCTTATTTTAGAGTTTTTAACCCTTTGATACAGGCTAAAAAATTTGATCCTCAGCTTAAATACATCAATTATTGGATTCCAGAATTGGGGACTGCAAAGTACCCATCGCCAATAGTTGAGCACAAAATGGCACGGTTGAGAGCGATCGAAACGTATAAAAGAGGCTTGGAATAG
- a CDS encoding SRPBCC family protein: MLAFINKGKVYRLHAKQQLPITMDEAWHFLSNPKNLKRITPDYMGFKILTGGEKSMYAGQIIQYTVTPILGIKCNWVTEITHVVDQKYFVDEQRFGPYGLWHHKHFIKPIPNGVEMEDIIDYKLPLGALGRLGHPILVKPKLREIFEYRKQALIEQFGNYGG, encoded by the coding sequence ATGTTAGCGTTTATCAATAAAGGAAAAGTATACCGTCTTCATGCAAAGCAACAGCTTCCTATTACGATGGATGAAGCTTGGCATTTTTTGTCTAATCCTAAAAACTTAAAACGAATCACCCCTGATTATATGGGGTTTAAGATACTTACAGGAGGAGAGAAGAGCATGTATGCAGGACAAATTATTCAATATACTGTAACACCTATTTTGGGGATTAAGTGCAATTGGGTCACAGAAATTACGCATGTGGTGGATCAGAAATATTTTGTAGATGAGCAGCGATTTGGCCCCTATGGTTTATGGCACCACAAGCATTTTATTAAGCCAATACCTAATGGGGTAGAAATGGAGGACATCATCGATTACAAACTCCCATTGGGCGCATTAGGGCGCTTGGGGCATCCTATATTGGTCAAGCCCAAATTAAGAGAAATTTTTGAGTATAGAAAACAGGCATTAATAGAACAATTTGGAAATTATGGGGGATAG